A genome region from Cutaneotrichosporon cavernicola HIS019 DNA, chromosome: 5 includes the following:
- the hus5 gene encoding uncharacterized protein (Ubiquitin-conjugating enzyme E2, catalytic domain homologues) has protein sequence MSSLAMARLTEERKQWRKDHPFGFYARPQKKEDGTLNMMVWDVGIPGKEATDWAGGMYCVVMTFPEDYPTKPPKCKFSPPLFHPNVYPSGTICLSILDEEKSWKPAISIKQIVLGIQDLLQHANIGDPAQIDAYTMYKNNRDQYDSKIRQQAKERRPK, from the exons ATG TCATCCCTCGCAATGGCGCGCCTTACAgaggagcgcaagcagTGGCGCAAGGACCATCCATTC GGCTTCTACGCGCGTCCacagaagaaggaggacggAACTCTCAACATGATGGTATGGGACGTCGGAATCCCTGGCAAGGAAGCT ACGGACTGGGCAGGTGGCATGTATTGTGTCGTCATGACCTTCCCCGAAG actATCCCACCAAGCCTCCAAAGT gcaaGTTCAGCCCCCCTCTGTTCCATCCCAACGTGTACCCCAGTGGGACAATCTGCCTTTCCATCTTAGATGAGGAGAAGTCGTGGAAGCCGGCGATTAGCATCAAGCAG atcgtcctcggcatccaGGACCTGCTGCAGCACGCTAACATTGGCGACCCAGCCCAGATTGACGCGTACACCATGTACAA gaaCAACCGCGACCAGTACGACAGCAAGATCCGCCagcaggccaaggagcgCCGTCCAAAGTAG
- the dpm2 gene encoding uncharacterized protein (Dolichol phosphate-mannose biosynthesis regulatory protein (DPM2)), with translation MATSDKALGAAMLLVAAIVFVYYSTWALLLPFVAPDSTLHDLFPPREWAVRGPALLLLVGVAGIGAFFAKVSAAEAAKRRAREGKAA, from the exons ATG gcaACATCAGacaaggcgctcggcgcggcgatgCTGCTCGTTGCCGCTATCGTGTTCGTATACTACTCAACCTGGGCACTGTTACTT ccgtTCGTCGCCCCCGATTCGACGCTTCACGACCTCTTCCCGCCCCGCGAGTGGGCCGTGCGCGGTCcagccctcctcctcctcgtagGCGTCGCCGGTATCGGCGCCTTCTTCGCAAAGGTCTCGGCAGCCGAGGCAGCCAagcggcgcgcacgcgagGGCAAGGCAGCATAA
- the MET2 gene encoding uncharacterized protein (alpha/beta hydrolase fold) — MHSNGGSSAGTSNPFAALIDQNVAILPHFTFESGVTLNSVPVAYKTWGRLNERADNCLVICHALTGSADVEDWWGPLLGPNRAFDPTRFFIFCGNVIGSPYGTVSSVTTNPANGKPYGPEMPGSSIKDDVRLHFSVLQQLGVKSIAAVIGGSMGGMTTLEWPLITPPGFVRAIVALATSARHSAWCISWGEAQRQSIYSDPDYLDGYYYDTPHGIDMHAQPSRGLAAARMAALLTYRSRDSFESRFGRKTGQGRKNKPNGGVRVMGGTETTNPLEPGEVDIRSHLWKQHNDGHRSWAHSSQHNSRAPSPPSPNASNRNSLDMPNGSNIDLGIPSGIGAGVRQPKIFNAQSYLRYQGDKFTSRFDANCYIHITRKLDQHDLSHPSVFPGGVSHNLPAVIAEDDVELERALHHALSLEPPALIIGIESDGLFQPSEQRELAAHIPDAELVLIPSPDGHDGFLLEFEAINGWVDGWMRRKLPEVFTQRVIPVEEYEAAEQDGFAVKKESLFGEAEADVTRW; from the exons ATGCACTCAAACGGCGGCTCCTCTGCAG GAACCTCGAATCCGTTTGCCGCCCTTATCGATCAGAACGTTGCAATCCTCCCACACTTCACCTTTGAAAGTGGCGTCACACTCAACAGTGTCCCCGTCGCCTACAAGACCTGGGGCCGCCTGAACGAACGCGCAGACAACTGCCTGGTCATCTGCCATGCTCTCACTGGAagcgccgacgtcgaggactG GTGGGGCCCACTTCTAGGTCCGAACCGTGCGTTTGACCCAACTCGTTTCTTCATCTTCTGTGGAAATGTCATCGGCTCGCCATACGGAACAGTCTCGAGCGTGACAACCAACCCCGCGAATGGCAAGCCGTATGGCCCAGAGATGCCTGGCAGCAGCATCAAGGACGATGTACG CTTGCATTTCTCCGTCCTGCAGCAACTGGGCGTCAAGTCGATCGCCGCCGTAATCGGTGGAAGCATGGGCGGCATGACTACCCTCGAATGGCCTCTGATCACCCCGCCTGGCTTTGTGCGCGCAATCGTGGCGCTCGCAACGTCTGCGCGCCACTCGGCATGGTGTATCTCGTGGGGCGAGGCACAACGCCAGAGCATCTACTCGGACCCCGACTACCTTGACGGTTACTACTACGACACACCCCATGGGATCGACATGCACGCACAGCCCTCGCGCggcttggccgccgcgcgcatGGCCGCGCTCCTGACCTACCGGTCTCGCGACAGCTTCGAGTCGCGCTTTGGGCGCAAGACCGGACAGGGGAGGAAGAACAAGCCGAACGGAGGGGTGCGCGTCATGGGCGGAACCGAGACCACCAACCCTCTCGAGccgggcgaggtcgacatcCGCTCTCATCTCTGGAAGCAGCACAATGACGGACATCGGTCATGGGCCCACTCAAGTCAGCACAACTCGCGCgctccctccccacccaGTCCAAACGCGTCGAACCGGAACAGCTTGGACATGCCCAACGGCTCCAACATAGACCTTGGCATTCCCAGTGGAATCGGCGCTGGCGTCCGCCAGCCAAAGATCTTCAACGCGCAGTCGTACCTCCGCTACCAGGGCGACAAGTTTACCTCGCGTTTCGACGCCAACTGCTACATCCACATCACTcgcaagctcgaccagcACGACCTGAGCCACCCCTCCGTCTTCCCGGGAGGTGTGAGCCACAACCTGCCAGCCGTGattgccgaggacgacgtcgagctcgagcgcgcgctgcACCACGCGCTCTCTCTCGAGCCTCCTGCCCTCATCATCGGGATTGAGTCCGATGGCCTCTTCCAGCCAAGTGAGCAGCGTGAGCTGGCTGCCCACAtccccgacgccgagctggtcCTCATTCCCTCTCCTGACGGACACGAcggcttcctcctcgagttcgaggCGATCAACGGCTGGGTCGACGGCTGGATGCGCCGCAAGCTCCCCGAGGTGTTTACGCAGCGCGTCATCCCCGTTGAGGAGtacgaggcggccgagcagGACGGATTTGCcgtcaagaaggagagTCTGTTCGGCGAGGCAGAGGCCGACGTCACGCGCTGGTAG
- the trs31 gene encoding uncharacterized protein (ER to Golgi transport-related protein), with the protein MSSSAVMSAGPGTPASASLYSYSTNTSSSTIAAQQRLASTSRHSPQASLPVNASTNILERPLNRTRTSEVSLAAWAFMLAEIISYSQSRVDSVNDLEKRLSALGYEAGQRILSLLLVRQAQGNNMKDPRREHRLIPILQFVHTQVYRYCFGRPADGLERSVEGEDEYMITMNQPPLTQYISVPKDMGGLSCEAFTAGIVEGVLDGLDVPARVTAHTVATDQYPQRTVILVKLDQRVMDREATLGK; encoded by the exons ATGTCGTCCTCCGCTGTCATGTCTGCAGGCCCAGGAACACCCGCTAGCGCTTCCCTCTACTCCTACAGTACCAAcacatcctcctccaccatcGCCGCGCAACAGCGTctcgcctcgacctcgagacACTCCCCACAAGCATCACTCCCTGTCAATGCGAGCACCAACATTCTCGAGCGGCCTCTGAACCGCACACGTACATCCGAAGTATCCCTCGCTGCATGGGCGTTCATGCTCGCCGAGATCATCTCATACTCCCAGTCCCGCGTCGACAGTgtcaacgacctcgagaagcG cctcTCAGCGTTGGGATACGAGGCAGGCCAGCGTATCCTTTCCTTGCTTTTGGTGCGACAGGCGCAAGGGAATAATATGAAG gacCCGCGCCGGGAACACCgcctcatccccatcctccaGTTTGTGCACACTCAGGTGTACCGGTACTGCTTCGGGCGGCCAGCTGATGGACTCGAGCGCAGTGTGGAAGGAGAGGACGAGT ACATGATTACGATGAACCAGCCGCCTTTGACACAGTACATTTCGGTGCCAAAGGATATGGGCGGCTTGAGTTGCGAGGCCTTCACGGCCGGTATCGTGGAGGGGGTgcttgacggcctcgacgtg CCTGCCCGCGTCACGGCACACACGGTCGCGACCGACCAGTACCCCCAGCGGACGGTGATCctggtcaagctcgaccagcGGGTGATGGACCGCGAGGCCACGCTGGGCAAGTAG
- the ERO1 gene encoding uncharacterized protein (Endoplasmic Reticulum Oxidoreductin 1 (ERO1)): protein MLLFTLFFALAAAVAPPEASDVLEGKPQGYCSPSGPIEATNCAYETIEGLNNELFPAVHDLVSFPFFKYYKVDLYRECPFWKDDSGMCMNRACAVQEADDSEIPEKWRASALSEVRLPDAEEAEGMAGCYFRNDDFCATDDDASPGGVYVDLTLNPERYTGYAGGSAHDIWKAIYQENCFGLSEASIADAKAGRGRSVAPPSFGMGAMGDDMQRAGLAPAETCEEKKLYYRVISGLHASIATSICANWLDRETGTWVPNLDCFIWRLAKFPERLGNVYFNAVLLLRAVARAAPYFHAYDIAITPPSLRLNEGTARGAVDDATRTSFERLLALAERADIASSFEERAFFTDPDAPIVMQQFKSHFRNVSRIMDCVGCDKCRMWGKLQVSGFGTALKILFALDEKDLNPETNPDLLRRTEVVALFNTLHRVAETLHSVASFREMWAERIAAEAAIAAEKEKRESDELATTSYSWVASGPGALGTAVLAILEAVRRHCRGCVGAVARWLASTRKTEL from the exons ATGCTCCTATTCACGCTCTTTTtcgccctcgcggccgccgtcgcgcctCCCGAAGCAAGCGACGTCCTAGAGGGCAAGCCACAGGGATACTGCAGC ccatCCGGACCCATCGAGGCCACCAACTGCGCGTACGAGACCATCGAGGGACTCAACAACGAGCTCTTCCCGGCCGTGCATGACCTCGTGTCCTTTCCCTTCTTCAAGTACTACAAGGTCGACCTGTACCGCGAGTGCCCGTTCTGGAAAGATGACAGCGGGATGTGCATGAACCGAGCGTGTGCGGTGcaggaggccgacgactCTGAGATTCCCGAGAAATGGCGGGCTAGTGCTCTGTCCGAAGTACGCTtgcccgacgccgaggaggccgagggcatGGCAGGCTGTTACTTCCGCAACGACGACTTTTGCGCAacggacgacgacgccagTCCTG GGGGCGTGTATGTcgacctcaccctcaaTCCTGAGCGATACACCGGCTACGCTGGAGGCAGCGCGCACGATATCTGGAAGGCTATTTACCAGGAGAACTGCTTTGGACTGTCGGAGGCGAGCATCGCAGATGCCAAGGCCGGGCGGGGACGTAGCGTCGCGCCTCCCTCATTTGGGATGGGCGCAATGGGCGATGACATGCAGCGGGCTGGTCTTGCGCCAGCCGAGACgtgcgaggagaagaagctgTACTACCGCGTCATCTCTG GCCTTCACGCGTCTATTGCAACGAGCATCTGCGCCAACTGGCTTGACCGCGAGACAGGCACCTGGGTCCCGAACCTCGACTGCTTCATCTGGCGCTTGGCCAAGTTCCCTGAACGACTCGGCAATGTCTACTTCAacgccgtcctccttctgcgTGCTGTTGCACGCGCCGCACCATACTTCCACGCATACGATATCGCGATCACGCCCCCATCTCTCCGTTTGAATGAGGGTACTGCCCGTGGAGCAGTTGACGACGCAACCCGTACGTCCTTTGAGAggctgctcgcgctcgccgaaCGCGCCGACATTGCGTCGAGCTTCGAGGAACGCGCATTCTTCACTGACCCCGACGCGCCAATCGTGATGCAGCAGTTCAAGAGCCACTTCCGCAACGTCAGCCGTATCATGGACTGCGTCGGCTGCGACAAGTGCAGGATGTGGGGCAAACTCCAGGTCTCGGGCTTCGGCACCGCCCTCAAGATCCTCTTTGCGCTTGACGAGAAGGACTTGAACCCAGAAACCAACCCCGACCTCCTGCGCCGCACAGAGGTCGTTGCACTGTTCAACACGCTTCACCGCGTGGCCGAGACATTGCACTCGGTAGCCAGTTTCCGGGAGATGTGGGCTGAGCGGAtcgcggccgaggctgcgATCGCcgcggagaaggagaagcgggaaagcgacgagctcgcgacGACATCATACTCGTGGGTCGCGTCTGGCCCGGGAGCACTCGGCACTGCCGTACTTGCgatcctcgaggccgtgaGGCGCCACTGTCGCGGGTGCGTCGGTGCCGTTGCCCGCTGGCTCGCATCTACCCGCAAGACGGAGCTGTAG
- a CDS encoding uncharacterized protein (Major Facilitator Superfamily) — MSDRHPLQARSPSQVTLDEETPTTLTFDLATPYAMPVDKEKPSPHTSLSTLVSNLPDGCHFGQLPQDDEDAPPERVIWVEFPPNSPDNPFYFHRGRKAGITFVAIFFTLMAAYSSSAFPISAPSMMVELGTSEQNVSAGVALYAFGFGVFPLLLAPISEEFGRKWTYIFSVFCFCLFHLMGGLAKNTATVLVGRFLLGGAGSMGATLVGGTISDIFIPSERGVPMAMFSFCAVFGTGLGANTMVFAEIHLGWRWVWWIQMIVIGSIFPLMFLFMKETRSSVLLTRRARALRKERGLSDGAPYMSRAETEKETFFIAMLHSCSRPIVFLAREPTVMFFSAWIALGWGVFYTQIAGIPYIYKNVYNFGPVGVGMVYWAICLGAMLGMVMNMWTEKMYRLHSPTRGVEARMYGAMVGGVLFAIGCFICGFTCLPSVHWIAPCIGVVLILTAVMGIYITAFTYLAECYGIYASSAIAAQSFARNMAGGAFSFITKPMFARLTVRWSLVLCGGLASLLALVPFIAFVWGPAIRARSPYSRQLMAMERDRQATEKAEREARGMDTAGVEDPEGDINEEAIERVLSRNSSRRSMAMAQIDDKV, encoded by the exons ATGAGCGACCGACACCCATTACAGGCCCGCAGCCCGTCCCAAgtcacgctcgacgaggagacaCCAACGACGCTGACCTTCGACTTGGCGACGCCATACGCCATGCCAGTAGATAAGGAGAAGCCGAGCCCGCACACGTCGCTCAGCACGCTCGTGTCCAACCTCCCTGACGGATGTCACTTTGGGCAGCTCCCGcaggatgacgaggacgcgccgccTGAGCGTGTGATCTGGGTCGAGTTCCCGCCAAACAGCCCCGACAACCCGTTCTACTTTCACCGTGGGCGCAAGGCCGGTATCACCTTTGTGGCGATCTTCTTCACGCTCATGGCCG CCTACTCGTCCTCAGCGTTCCCCATCTCGGCTCCCAGTATGATGGTCGAGCTTGGGACCAGTGAGCAGAACGTGTCtgccggcgtcgcgctctACGCGTTCGGGTTTGGGGTGtttcctctcctcctggcACCAATATCCGAGGAATTCGGGCGCAAGTGGACGTACATCTTCAGCGTCTTCTGCTTCTGTCTCTTCCACCTGATGGGAGGATT GGCCAAGAACACGGCCAcggtcctcgtcggccgcttcctcctcggcggcgcggggagTATGGGAGCTACGCTGGTCGGCGGAACCATTAGCGACATCTTCATCCCGAGCGAGCGTGGCGTCCCGATGGCTATGTTCTCCTTCTGCGCAGTCTTCGGCACTGGGCTCGGGGCAAACACAATGGTGTTTGCTGAGATTCACCTGGGTTGGCGTTGGGTGTGGTGGATCCAAATGATCGTCATCGGGTCCATCTTCCCCCTCATGTTCTTGTTTATGAAAGAGACGCGCTCTTCAGTCCTCCTAACccgccgcgctcgtgcACTCCGCAAAGAACGCGGCCTATCCGACGGCGCGCCATACATGTCCCGCGCCGAAACCGAGAAAGAAACCTTCTTCATCGCGATGCTGCACTCGTGTTCCCGCCCAATCGTCTTCCTAGCCCGCGAACCGACCGTCATGTTCTTCTCCGCGTGGATCGCTCTCGGCTGGGGTGTATTCTACACCCAAATTGCCGGTATTCCTTACATTTACAAGAACGTCTACAATTTCGGACCAGTCGGCGTGGGAATGGTATACTGGGCAATCTGTCTCGGTGCAATGCTCGGCATGGTCATGAACATGTGGACGGAAAAAATGTATCGCCTCCACTCGCCAACCCgaggcgtcgaggcgcgcatGTATGGCGCAatggtcggcggcgtcctctTCGCCATCGGATGCTTCATCTGCGGCTTCACCTGCCTCCCAAGCGTACATTGGATCGCGCCCTGTATCGGGGTTGTGCTCATCCTCACAGCCGTTATGGGAATCTACATCACGGCATTCACCTACCTCGCCGAATGTTATGGCATCTACGCAAGTTCTGCTATTGCGGCCCAGTCTTTCGCTAGGAATATGGCGGGCGGCGCATTCTCATTCATCACCAAACCGATGTTTGCGCGCCTCACCGTCCGATGGTCACTCGTCCTCTGTGGTGGTCTCGCAAGTCTGTTGGCGCTGGTACCCTTCATTGCGTTCGTTTGGGGCCCTGCAATTCGTGCCCGCTCGCCCTATTCGCGTCAATTGATGGCCATggagcgcgaccgccaGGCTACCGAAAAGGCCGAACGAGAGGCGAGGGGCATGGACACggctggcgtcgaggaccccGAAGGCGATATTAACGAAGAGGCGATTGAGCGGGTCTTGAGCCGCAACTCGTCACGTCGCTCCATGGCCATGGCCCAGATAGATGACAAGGTGTAG
- the FLX1 gene encoding uncharacterized protein (Belongs to the mitochondrial carrier (TC 2.A.29) family) has translation MSTPNSSTPQTTSETVPETVPERPHLQPSAQPSLFGDASVDHAVAGFGAGTVATLVMHPLDLVKVRFQLADANAPKHRLGRGVYDALADAVRADGWRGLYRGLIPNLVGGASSWGLYFLFYNMIKQQMQGGDPTYRTTGGQHLLAAAEASAITAMLTNPIWVAKTRIFATPSHDPHAYSGLLNTLGRIYKTEGWRGLYRGSLLALVGVSNGSIQFATYEDLKRRRIDAKHRRFVKAGRKWSIEDEKLSNTEYILASGASKFVAIALTYPYQVVRARIQNGPPGLTIPDVVKQTWRGERLPGFYKGLATNALRILPGTCTTFVVYENLVWLFRKVAARRDRREASREVLA, from the exons ATGTCCACCCCAAATTCCTCAACGCcccagacgacgagcgagaCCGTCCCCGAGACTGTTCCAGAACGACCACACCTCCAACCCTCGGCCCAGCCATCGTTATTTGGCGATGCGTCTGTT GACCATGCTGTCGCAGGCTTCGGCGCGGGCACAGTCGCGACCCTCGTAATGCACccactcgacctcgtcaaagtcCGTTTCCAACTGGCTGATGCCAACGCGCCAAAACACCGTCTCGGGAGAGGCGTGTATGATGCCCTCGCGGATGCGGTGCGCGCAGACGGGTGGAGAGGGCTGTATCGCGGCCTCATACCGAATCTCGTGGGCGGAGCGAGTTCGTGGGGGTTGTACTTTCTGTT ctaCAACATGATCAAGCAGCAGATGCAGGGCGGTGACCCGACATATCGCACTACTGGAGGCCAGCACCTCCTGGCAGCAGCCGAGGCCAGCGCCATCACAGCAATGCTCACCAACCCGATCTGGGTAGCCAAGACGCGTATCTTTGCAACCCCATCGCACGACCCGCACGCATACTCGGGATTACTTA ACACGCTCGGCAGAATCTACAAGACAGAAGGCTGGCGGGGGCTGTATCGCGGctcgctcctcgctctcgtcggTGTATCAAACGGTTCCATCCAGTTTGCAACGTACGAGGACCTGAAGCGGCGACGGATTGACGCTAAACATCGTCGATtcgtcaaggccggccGGAAATGGTccatcgaggacgagaaaCTCTCGAATACGGAATACATCCTTGCATCGGGAGCGTCCAAGTTTGTCGCTATTGCATTGACGTATCCGTACCAGGTGGTACGGGCGCGGATCCAG aacGGGCCCCCGGGTCTCACGATCCCCGACGTTGTTAAGCAGACATGGCGGGGCGAGCGCTTGCCTGGTTTCTACAAGGGATTGGCGACCAACGCACTCCGCATCCTGCCCGGCACGTGCACGACATTCGTGGTGTACGAGAACCTGGTGTGGTTGTTCCGCAAGGTCGCGGCTAGGAGGGACCGGAGGGAGGCATCTCGCGAGGTGCTGGCGTAG
- a CDS encoding uncharacterized protein (Flavin reductase like domain), translating into MNPPRGAALWLRRARELVSDLQAHASATSAPAPSPPAFRPPDWLRPPWDPAPSPPPSTTSPSNIPSNAERWRNAYRSPAPPAYRLPPQQHHHPPPPFPAPCDEPSCGHPVSAELQGKKSDDEAGAQMREVLRSVAQPVVVAVARTDNETTPFHGATLTSFASLTLEPHPLVAFSLRLPSRMADCLRPPPSSPRTSGEPVPAHLCAPRAAPTRLTISLLAGDNQGVADELATPGIDHSAIFRSDEWDTRDPPALKSAVGCLECQVVHNLPLRDVGGKTSSSKEGSELFICRVLKAERCEGADSLVHFQRDYFSVRK; encoded by the exons ATGAATCCCCCGCGCGGAGCAGCCCTCTGgctccgccgcgcccgcgaACTCGTCTCAGACCTCCAAGCGCACGCGAGCGCAACGTCTGCGCCAGCGCCATCCCCACCAGCTTTCAGACCACCCGACTGGCTCCGGCCACCATGGGATCCGGCCCCCTCTCCACCGCCTAGTACCACCAGTCCCAGCAATATCCCAAGTAATGCTGAACGATGGCGGAACGCCTACCGTTCGCCCGCACCACCAGCATAccgcctccctccccaacAACACCACCATCCCCCGCCGCCCTTCCCGGCTCCGTGTGATGAACCGTCTTGCGGACATCCCGTCTCTGCTGAACTGCAGGGGAAGAAGAGTGATGATGAGGCGGGCGCGCAGATGCGTGAGGTGCTCCGTTCCGTCGCGCAG cccgtcgtcgtggcCGTCGCGCGGACTGATAACGAAACGACACCATTCCACGGCGCGACGCTCACTTCCTTCGCATCTCTCACGCTCGAACCACATCCCCTCGTCGCGTTCTCCCTTCGCCTCCCGAGTCGAATGGCCGATTGCCtacgtcctcctccttcctctcctcgcaCGAGCGGCGAACCCGTCCCAGCGCATCTTTGTGCCCCTCGAGCCGCGCCGACACGTCTCACTATCAGCTTGCTGGCTGGTGATAACCAGGGCGTggcggacgagcttgcTACACCAGGTATCGACCACTCGGCCATTTTCCGCAGCGATGAGTGGGACACCCGCGATCCACCTGCGCTCAAATCAGCCGTGGGATGCCTCGAGTGCCAGGTGGTGCATAATCTCCCACTGCGGGATGTTGGTGGCAAGACGAGTAGCAGCAAGGAGGGGAGCGAGCTGTTCATCTGCCGCGTGCTCAAGGCTGAGCGGTGCGAGGGGGCTGATAGCCTCGTGCATTTCCAGCGCGACTACTTCTCCGTACGCAAGTGA